CCGAACGGGTGCGGCATCCGGTCCGGCGCAGCGCCCTCGTGCTCGCCACGGCGGCGCTGCCGGCGGCGTTGGTGGTGCCTCTGGCCACCCCCGCCGAGGCGGCGCCCGTGACCGTCACCTTCCCCTCCGGCGCCAACCAGCCCTTCACCGTCCCGTCCGGCGTCACCCAGCTGACCATCACCGCCACCGGTGCCGCAGGGCAGAACGGGCTCAGGGGAGGGGTGGGCGGCGGAGGCGGCGGAGGAGGCGGAGGAACTCAGACGACCCCCGGCGCGGGTGGAGCGTCATGCCCCGCTCTCCCCGCCACACCGGGCACCCCCGGCGGCAGTGGTACCGGCGGCAACGGCGGAGGTGGTTACAGCGGCGGAGGCGGCGGAGCCGGCTGGTTCGGAGGCGGCGGCTGCAACAGCATCGAGAGTGGGGCGTATGGGCCCGGTGGCGGCGGTGGCGGGTCCAGCCGCGTCCCGGTGGGCGGTACCTCCGGACTCGGCGGTGGCCCGGCCACGGTGACCATCACCTACGACCAGGCCGGCGCAGACACCGGGGGAGGCACCGGGTCGATCCTGCCGATCGACCTCAGCGGCGTTCTCCCGATGTTCAACAACATCAACGTCAACAACAACATCAAGAGCCCCGGCGCCAGCAACACCGCCACACAGCACTTCGGCCTGAACGCGCCCTGAACCCGGGCACGCGGCTCAGGAGTGTGCGGCGAGGTGAGCGTCGCCACCGGTGGCGATCCCGGCGGGACCGCCACCGGTCTCCCGCTTCTCTACTTGAGGAGGCGGCCCAGGCCGACGGCATTGGCCGGGGCCGGTGAGAGTCCGGATGTGAGCCCGGATACCTGGCGCTTCGCGTCCCGGAGCGTCGGAGCGAGGAAGCCGAGGGACAAGAGGTTGTCGAGGCTGAGGGGACCGGCCTGGGCGCCGGCGGTGGCGCCGCTCGGACGTTCTGCGGCCTGAGCGGCGGGAGCGGTGGCGAGCGCAACGGCGACCGCCAGTGCCCGCCCGAGGGCCTACTGGACGGACAAGGCGTCCAAGGCGAGGGCGGTGGCCTACACGGCGGCCGGGACGAGGTGTGTCTGCAGGAGCATCTGCGCCGCGTGGTCCACGAGATGCCGCATGCCCGGTACGTGGTGCGCGTCGCCGTCCAGGGTGGTGAGCAGGCGGTGCGCCTCGGCGCGGAACGCGTCGAGGTCCGCGGTGTATTGGTCGAGCACCGCCGGCGCGAGGAGGAGGCGGGTCAGCTCAGCGCGCGCCTCCTCGGAATTCCGCGCGGCGGCGCACCAGCCGAGGACGTCCTCCCGGGCCCCGGGCGTGCCGGCTTCTTCGAGGACGCAGGTGAGGAGATAAGTGACCGTCCCGTTGAGGAGGTCCTCATTGCGGCCGGACAGGATGTCTTCCTGGTCGTTGAACAACTGCCACAGGATGCCGAATATGTAGCCGAACTCCCGCCACAGTTCTACTCTTTCGTCACTCGCGCCCGACAATATCGCCGCCATCGCCGTGATCATCGAGAACGGCCCGCCGGATTTCCCGCGGTAGGCCTCGACCACCGAGTTCCGGGTGGCGCCGTCGGCATCTCCGTCGATGTCGGTCAGCTGCCCCTCGGTGCCCACCACCCAGCCGGTCGCGATCTCGGCCGTCAGCGCGACCTGGACCGCCGCCGACACCGGGAGGGACCGGATGATCTGGATCGGCAGCACCGCCCCGCTGAGCACCGAGGCCAGCAGCGCCTCGTTCTGGCTCAGGCTGTCGGAAGCGGTCGTACCGTGCCCGTCGGCCAGGTCGTCGAGGTAGCAGGCCGAGGTCCACCACAGCACGTGCACGGCGGACAGCGGGACGGCCGGTCCGGGATCCCCCGTCTCGATGGCGTGCACCATCATCGGGAGCACGGACAGGGGATGCCTCAGTTTTTGATGCCGGAGGAGTCTGCTCACCGCGCTCTTGGCGGCGCCCGCACCCGAGGTCGGGGCCAGTCGTAAGAGTGCGGTCTCCAATTCCGCCTCGATGTCCAAGGAGACTTGCCGGTGCAGGTCCACGTACGTCACGCAATTCACGGGCGATTTCCTTCCTGAAGTGAAATGGGGTCGGCGTTAACGCCCCAGATTGGATCATTTGGTACCGAGGCGATCTAGAGCGATTTCCGGACTTGGCCGGTACTGGCCCGTCGCGGTTCGGTGCCGGGCGGGTCGCATTCGAACCACACCGTTTTCCCGGTGGCCGTCGGCTCGGCGCCCCAGCGGTCGGT
The Streptomyces sp. NBC_01296 DNA segment above includes these coding regions:
- a CDS encoding polyprenyl synthetase family protein, whose product is MNCVTYVDLHRQVSLDIEAELETALLRLAPTSGAGAAKSAVSRLLRHQKLRHPLSVLPMMVHAIETGDPGPAVPLSAVHVLWWTSACYLDDLADGHGTTASDSLSQNEALLASVLSGAVLPIQIIRSLPVSAAVQVALTAEIATGWVVGTEGQLTDIDGDADGATRNSVVEAYRGKSGGPFSMITAMAAILSGASDERVELWREFGYIFGILWQLFNDQEDILSGRNEDLLNGTVTYLLTCVLEEAGTPGAREDVLGWCAAARNSEEARAELTRLLLAPAVLDQYTADLDAFRAEAHRLLTTLDGDAHHVPGMRHLVDHAAQMLLQTHLVPAAV